The Dermacentor albipictus isolate Rhodes 1998 colony chromosome 2, USDA_Dalb.pri_finalv2, whole genome shotgun sequence genome has a segment encoding these proteins:
- the LOC139056224 gene encoding G patch domain-containing protein 3-like: MAAVRGEETESDRKKNLSYVIVNNIPKLYRSADLRNFFSEFIETSGFDCFHFRHRPEVQQKKVAETSRSDELRKDDDSSVSSRKTTTCCIVRVLADRVDELLRMYDKKHWIGRDGQTLPTRCFIRKVRVRNCETSQTPSYFTRGEQKALRTEEGAVLTEKDLSTLIELRPPPAMPNGNVGTPTKVFLALIQACKFPPYLIKKLGLVFPRSKSRRLYGSVPLDYGDTARSSRRRENNVKGGAEVSETPLVRTATGTVISSAAPKSRLKNHGDASLNAEEEQNFDDAQNKEESDDEECEEWDRHEALHNDITSQERTRERLFEEELEVQWEKGGSGLVFYTDAQFWDEVDGDFDAKTSDDWDVDMSIYYNPESGDKDARDYVSMLHFKRLRETSEEMDDENRLASFEKHTKGFGSRILKQQGWSEGEGVGRTKEGIAAPIDDPGQHPWDRSGFGYRGEKLVRTFAKSKRKKRSRGEAFISTVYDRPRETDPPDPLLRSHDTTYLHFRKSFVKGKGTSED; the protein is encoded by the exons ATGGCAGCTGTGCGTGGCGAAGAAACTGAGAGCGATCGAAAGAAAAACCTTTCTTACGTGATCGTTAACAATATTCCCAAATTATACCGTTCTGCAGACCTTCGTAACTTTTTCTCCGAGTTCATCGAGACATCGGGATTTGACTGCTTCCACTTCCGTCACCGTCCCGAAGTTCAGCAAAAGAAGGTAGCGGAAACCTCGCGATCTGATGAACTTCGTAAGGATGACGACAGCTCTGTCTCATCACGTAAAACAACGACGTGCTGCATTGTGCGTGTCCTGGCTGACCGCGTGGACGAGCTGCTTCGAATGTACGACAAGAAGCACTGGATAGGACGTGACGGACAAACGCTACCGACGCGATGCTTCATAAGGAAGGTTCGAGTCCGAAACTGCGAAACATCGCAAACTCCTTCGTACTTTACCCGGGGAGAACAAAAGGCACTCAGAACCGAAGAAGGTGCTGTGTTGACTGAAAAAGACTTGAGTACGCTCATTGAACTTCGTCCCCCTCCCGCGATGCCCAACGGAAACGTGGGCACACCTACGAAAGTTTTCCTGGCGCTTATTCAAGCCTGCAAGTTCCCGCCGTACCTGATCAAGAAACTTGGTCTCGTGTTTCCCCGATCGAAGTCGCGTCGCCTGTACGGAAGTGTGCCTCTTGACTACGGAGACACTGCGCGGAGCTCAAGGCGCAGGGAAAACAACGTGAAAGGTGGTGCCGAAGTCTCTGAAACGCCACTTGTGCGGACAGCGACTGGCACCGTCATATCCAGCGCCGCGCCCAAGAGCCGATTGAAGAATCATGGTGACGCTTCGTTGAACGCTGAGGAGGAGCAGAACTTCGACGATGCACAGAACAAGGAAGAGAGC GATGATGAAGAGTGCGAGGAGTGGGATCGGCACGAAGCTCTGCACAACGACATTACATCTCAAGAACGGACTCGGGAGCGACTCTTTGAAGAGGAACTCGAAGTCCAGTGGGAGAAGGGTGGTTCAGGACTAGTCTTCTATACTGATGCACAGTTCTGGGATGAAGTGGATGGTGACTTTGATGCCAAGACATCAGATGACTGGGATGTTGATATGAGTATCTACTACAACCCAG AATCTGGAGACAAAGATGCGCGAGACTATGTCTCCATGCTGCACTTCAAGAGGTTGAGGGAGACCTCCGAGGAGATGGACGacgagaacaggctggcttcttTTGAAAAACACACAAAG GGCTTTGGAAGTCGCATCTTGAAGCAGCAAGGCTGGAGCGAAGGCGAAGGTGTTGGTCGTACCAAGGAAGGCATAGCCGCTCCCATTGATGATCCTGGTCAACACCCCTGGGACAGGTCTGGATTTGG TTATCGAGGTGAGAAGCTGGTACGAACCTTTGCCAAGAGCAAGCGGAAGAAGCGCAGCCGTGGTGAAGCATTCATCTCGACAGTGTACGACCGGCCTCGGGAGACGGATCCACCAGATCCTCTGCTGCGCTCACATGACACCACTTACCTGCACTTTCGGAAATCATTCGTCAAGGGAAAGGGCACCAGTGAGGACTGA